GACGGAGTCGTAGAAAAAAGCCTTCTGCCAACCTTTCAGGCCGACCCCGTGGTGCACCTGCGTCTCCAGTTCCTCCTTCTTAAACTGGGCGTTGGACAGATCAAAATCAAAGTCCGTGTCGAATTTTAGGGTGGCAGAGGGGACACTCGCCACCATGAGCTGGCCTCGTCTGCGGCTCCTGCGCCTGCGTGCTCCTAAAAACACGCCGCGTTAGAGTTATTGCAACAGTGGTTGCGTCATGGCTTTCATTTACCTTGTCTCCTCCTGGGCGGCAGTCTGTTTTCATTACTCTGCTGCCGGCTCTCCTGCTGAGCACTGGCCATCCCCGGGCTCGCTCTTCCTTGAAATTAAACCGAGCTCGCCTCTATTATTGCACACCAGGTTATGAAATTTCTGCGCTTTCAAATCCAAAGTTTCAGGACAATTTCTTACTGGTGGCTCCAGCACCCATTATGGTCTGGAGAGCGGCTCCTCTGCTTCCTTGCAGCCTCCTCCGCACCCACCGGGGATCCTGCTCCTGAGCTGAACCCCACTGTCTGGGTTGCTCCACATGGAGGGTTTGAACAGCTTTTTCCACCATGGGGCCTCTTCTGATAGGAAAGCCAGGGAGCCCGGGCCCTGAAACAGCATTTACGATGGCACCTTCTACCAAGATTCCAGGTTTATTTCAGTAACGCGCCTTACCGAGACCAAGAGCTGCATTATATTGCTGGTTAAGCAGAGAACTAGCAGCAAGCTGGTTATAGCCGGTCATCCTTAGGGGGCTGAATGATCCACAAGTAGGGTAGATGCCTGAGGGTACTGCACTGGATGACTGAATACACTTGAAGCGAAATTAACAGACACATTCTATTGCACTTGTCCTGCGCCGCCTCTAAATGTGTAGCTTCGACCTCGGATACCTGTACGATGGCAGGATCTGGGGGTAAGCCGTGGTGAGATCTTGGAGGCTCACAGAGCGTGATATCCTTAATGTCACTTCCTCGGAACGTGATATACTCGTAAATGTCATCTTTGGGCGCTGTCGGTCTGTCGGTGGGGCGCCCCTCCGTCCCAAAACATTTGACTAGTCGGAAGAGTTAGATACAATCCAAAAGATTTGTGATTCTACTAGTCTGTCAGTCATTCTGCACCTTAACATGTGGACAAACCTGCAACACTCACCTTTAGCCAGCACTACGGTGGAGTTGACTTTGTCAATTGTGTATAAAATCCCCTCATATCGATTCTGGGCTTTGGAAATCAAGCCTATTTTACACCCAATGTATGGCTTTGCAGAACTCATGACTAGATCAAGCGCTGGGCAGCTCACTTCAGGACCTCACAACAACCACAGGAAGCACTGGAATGCATGCAGGATACCTGGAAATCATTTATAAGCGCCCTCAGGTGACTCCTAACCCCGCCCACTCATTGAAGTCAAAGCGCACCTGGCAAAGCGGGACCACTGATTCATTATTTACCCATCCGGGGCTGCCATGTATGAACTGCAGTCTATATTTGCTACGTGGCAAATCTAAACATGTTAGAGTTTTTACCCACAAAGTTTAAACAAACTCAAGTCCAGGTGTCATTTAAATCTGACGTAAACACGAGAGACGCCCGGTTTACCGACCACCGGTGTAACGAGGATATCGCTCAGACCAGCGGCAGGTCTGAActgcacttcctggttggctccTCGGTTATTTATCGCCTCGCGCGGACCAATCGCTGCTCGAAGGCGGGACGCGTCACGAGAGCGCATCCAATCGGCGCATGCGTCTCACGAGGGAGCGTAGCTCGGCAAAGATGGCGGCTGGTTCCGATTTGCTGGTCGTCTGATGTTTTCTTCAGCGTTACGAGCGGGGCGAGAAAAGTAGTTGGCGGTCGGGTTGGACCTTTCCGAGCCCGACTTTTGAGTCCCGAGGCGCGTCAAGACGTCAGGGAGACTCCAGTGAGCAGCGAACTATGTCGGAAGTCCAACTGTAGGTCGCAATTCCGATGTTCGGAGCAGGAAAATTGGACTTTCGCAACAAGCGCTCGCGCAGGCGGGTGAGGTAGCCGCGCTCGGAACTGACATCTGCTCGCGTCGGTCGCGTTTGTCGGATGGTAGCTGCCAACTTGGCTTCTTTCCCGAAACTCATGAGACTCTGAGAGTTGTTGGGCGAGTTGATGAGGTGTCACTAGCAGCGCTGCTTCCCACGCTTCGAACATGGATGATGGAGCAGCTGGGatcgcggcggcggcggcggcggcggaacCGAGCGTGACAGCCGTCCAGGAGCAGCCCAAAACTGGGGCAGCCGGCGGTGTCATAACTGTAGCGACGGAGGCGAAGAATAAAAGTGGACCGAATGGCGTCCAAACTGTGAATGGAAGCGCCGTCCCGATGAACTGTCACCTTACGGGAGGCGCGTCTGTTGACACCGGCGGCGACAGCGCGCAGCCCGCCGCGTCTGTCAACAACGGACCGGCGAGCGGACCCGGTGCGGCGGCTGCTTCTGCGACATCCATTATTCGAACCGCCTCTCCCAATAACGTGACACCGGCTCAACGAACGGTGCCGACGGTCACGCTCGTGAGGCCACCGGTACCGAAGCCCTCCAGCTCTTCTCCGGCGTCACCAGCTGCCTGCAGCTCATCCGGCTCCGTCCCCGACAAAGTGGAAGGTACAAAACCCATCATTCAGGCTGTTGCTCCGGCAGCAACGGCCACCATTACGAGCCCGACTGTTCTGCAGAACCTGAGGACTCCAGCGCCGTCTACAATAGCTATCAGTACCGGTGGAGGAGTCAGACCCCTGGGTCAGCAGATGGTGGCCCCCAGACTCGCTCAGCCTCAACAAACCACGACAAGCGTCCAAAACATTCAGCTGCCTCCAGGTAACCGAGCTCTGCACCTCCctcacaggctgcaggagcctccGCAGGAGCCTGTTGCCGTCGGACAGGGAGGTTCTTCTGTGTCAGTTCTTGTGAGACCTAAAAATTGCATCCTGGTGCCACTTTGAGTTGCTCATTTTGACCAGAATACTGTAGAACCAAGCAATATTTAAGCTGTTAAACGGTGCATGTAACGCTGTGAATGAGGGTCAGATCTAAATTGAGGGCTCAGCCGCCGGTTTGATAGATTAAACTCCTTTTAATGAGCGTTTGGCCCTCACAGGCATGGTTCTGGTGCGAAGCGAGAGTGGGCAGCTGCTGATGTTCCACCAGCAGACTCTGGCTCAGATGAAGGCCCAGTCGCAGTCCCAGAGCGCCATCACGCCGCGGCTTTCGGCCCCCGCCAGCACTCCACCTGTCCAGGTCGCTTCCCTTCAGGTACCTGACAGAAAATGGCGATCCGTCATCGACGCTGTTAATCTGGCATTAGCCCAAAGTGACTAATCCGCACTTATTTTTGGTCCCTGTCTATTTTATAACGGGctcgtttgttttttttaatgaatgaacGCTGTAAATGAACAGTGAGGTGTTCCCAGGTCCCGCTCATCCTCTGTTCTGCAGGCTCCTGCTGCGTCGCTGCTGAACCGCGCCGTTGCTCCCGCCACGATCATCAAGCAAGTTTCCACCGTCTACACCACAGTGGCGGGCACCACGACCCTGCAGAGGCCTCCCGTCCTGCAGGTACCGGCTCCACCGATGGGGTGATGGGTCGGCCCAGTCAGCCCCGATTAAAGTCCACAAACCTCTGAAACGTTTCCAACAACTTCTCCCTCCGTATTAAACATTTACGTATTCTTAACCCTTTGGCCGATCTTCGTCTTGCCTCACAATCATTCGCTAAAAGTTTTAATTTCTGCCATTTTGTTTAATTGCTGAGGCTTTTGTTCCTGGATTTTGTCATagattctgctctttccatGAGTGAAACCAAGTTCCCCACTAAGCTGACAGGACTTTTGCTCCTTTGATTTAGAACGCCATCATGCTGGGAGGAACCGTCGCCGCCCCGGGCCAGCCGCTGGGCACCGCCACCACTGTGCAGCCCGGCGCCTCAGTCCCACAGAGGGTCACCGGGACCTCTGCCACTCCAACAGCCTTCACAGCTGTAAGAGCTCTAACCTTGAATGTTTGTTCTTAGTTATCTGTTGGAGGCAGAGTTACGTCGTTTCCCTTCACCTTgatgggggttttttttctactttGGGGAACCTTTGATGTCTTTTTGCACGTCGTGTTTGCAGGAGACGCTGGAGAACGTGAAGAAGTGCAGAAGCTTCCTGTCCACGCTCATCAAGTTGACGTCCAATGGGAAGCAGTCCTCTGAGACGACGGCGAATGTCAAGGAGCTCATCAAGAAGCTGCTGGTAGGCCTTCAGGCCCGTCGTTATGCCTCGCCATCGTACGGCGCTCCCCCGTGTTTTGGGCTCatgtttcctttcctcctctgtgatgatCCCTCAACAGGAGGCAAAGATAGAAGCAGAGGACTTCACCAGCAGGTTGTACCGGGAGCTCAGCTCCTCGCCACAGCCGTACCTTGTGCCTTTCTTAAAGGTGAGATCTGTCACCCGCCGACACATTTGCGGGTTATTGTCCTCCCGCAGTCGTCTTGGCCTCACTTCACCTCGCATGATTTCCTTTTTGGACCCGTTTCACCCCCCAAGTGTTTATGATAATGAAATACTGTTATGTTTAGCACGTCAACAACTCGGATCAGTAACTACACGCAAACCTGTTTGATTTTTGG
This genomic window from Takifugu rubripes chromosome 3, fTakRub1.2, whole genome shotgun sequence contains:
- the LOC101061826 gene encoding transcription initiation factor TFIID subunit 4 isoform X1 — its product is MDDGAAGIAAAAAAAEPSVTAVQEQPKTGAAGGVITVATEAKNKSGPNGVQTVNGSAVPMNCHLTGGASVDTGGDSAQPAASVNNGPASGPGAAAASATSIIRTASPNNVTPAQRTVPTVTLVRPPVPKPSSSSPASPAACSSSGSVPDKVEGTKPIIQAVAPAATATITSPTVLQNLRTPAPSTIAISTGGGVRPLGQQMVAPRLAQPQQTTTSVQNIQLPPGMVLVRSESGQLLMFHQQTLAQMKAQSQSQSAITPRLSAPASTPPVQVASLQAPAASLLNRAVAPATIIKQVSTVYTTVAGTTTLQRPPVLQNAIMLGGTVAAPGQPLGTATTVQPGASVPQRVTGTSATPTAFTAETLENVKKCRSFLSTLIKLTSNGKQSSETTANVKELIKKLLEAKIEAEDFTSRLYRELSSSPQPYLVPFLKRSLPALRQMTPDSEAFIQQSLLPQTNTPAAAASTALAAVVLRPPLSTAAPTSTSTSTSTALTKATVISLSQAPHSKPTLLVPQQKGGVTRPQMTLAQPPVMTLQGPTHSRIIVGQLQTAVKPTLAPAPKGVQVVSLPPPTAAQKSKEAAAGTFRDDDDINDVASMAGVNLTEESANILATNSELVGTVTRSCKDETFLSPSLLGHRALEIGKRFGVGELGADVVRYISHAAQQRLQDLLEKVSHVAQLRSHILKEDGRHEQVSDVRAQLKFFEQLDQLERQRKEEQEREILLKAAKSRSRQEDPEQLRLKQKAKEMQQQELAQIRHREANLTALAAIGPRKKRKTDAPVRGASAEGSGWGPPPQPGGSSGSGSRQFMRQRITRVNVRDLLFCLENERGTNRSQLLYKGFLK
- the lsm14b gene encoding protein LSM14 homolog B; this encodes MSSAKPYIGCKIGLISKAQNRYEGILYTIDKVNSTVVLAKVKCFGTEGRPTDRPTAPKDDIYEYITFRGSDIKDITLCEPPRSHHGLPPDPAIVQCIQSSSAVPSGIYPTCGSFSPLRMTGYNQLAASSLLNQQYNAALGLGPGLPGFPIRRGPMVEKAVQTLHVEQPRQWGSAQEQDPRWVRRRLQGSRGAALQTIMGAGATRRASPGMASAQQESRQQSNENRLPPRRRQGARRRRSRRRGQLMVASVPSATLKFDTDFDFDLSNAQFKKEELETQVHHGVGLKGSHDSGLKEESSLRGEDDHFGPKFYYDKTKSFFDNISSDMKYRLTWAEERKWNLETFGVPGRFLRGQGFRGGLAGRRGRGTVQAGFSCRSRSGQV
- the LOC101061826 gene encoding transcription initiation factor TFIID subunit 4 isoform X2; amino-acid sequence: MDDGAAGIAAAAAAAEPSVTAVQEQPKTGAAGGVITVATEAKNKSGPNGVQTVNGSAVPMNCHLTGGASVDTGGDSAQPAASVNNGPASGPGAAAASATSIIRTASPNNVTPAQRTVPTVTLVRPPVPKPSSSSPASPAACSSSGSVPDKVEGTKPIIQAVAPAATATITSPTVLQNLRTPAPSTIAISTGGGVRPLGQQMVAPRLAQPQQTTTSVQNIQLPPGMVLVRSESGQLLMFHQQTLAQMKAQSQSQSAITPRLSAPASTPPVQVASLQAPAASLLNRAVAPATIIKQVSTVYTTVAGTTTLQRPPVLQNAIMLGGTVAAPGQPLGTATTVQPGASVPQRVTGTSATPTAFTAETLENVKKCRSFLSTLIKLTSNGKQSSETTANVKELIKKLLEAKIEAEDFTSRLYRELSSSPQPYLVPFLKRSLPALRQMTPDSEAFIQQSLLPQTNTPAAAASTALAAVVLRPPLSTAAPTSTSTSTSTALTKATVISLSQAPHSKPTLLVPQQKGGVTRPQMTLAQPPVMTLQGPTHSRIIVGQLQTAVKPTLAPAPKGVQVVSLPPPTAAQKSKEAAAGTFRDDDDINDVASMAGVNLTEESANILATNSELVGTVTRSCKDETFLSPSLLGHRALEIGKRFGVGELGADVVRYISHAAQQRLQDLLEKVSHVAQLRSHILKEDGRHEQVSDVRAQLKFFEQLDQLERQRKEEQEREILLKAAKVTR